From the Acidicapsa ligni genome, one window contains:
- a CDS encoding beta strand repeat-containing protein — translation MTDTYDLLEQLENAAFLGSNGYSGYPVSTGPAANQTPFYVDSSGDLNFGYGILVYDAVHNVVNTDALAAMSASFGGNMSPADLNLVSQWLSGSITLSQLNNSITSQDWRGIASDVMIYYSTKTIIPSLSRTLAPGAYNSLNENARQALLLVGYNAGTGFLGSSITGDLDNQNYAAAAYQLAFNTATSSNTAYEDRSLVATAFMLGFNPTINGSNSISSLTPTADFNSHALVSFLEQMAANTSADASYLSTTPVQSFFAALNPYIEALGFYVVQPSDTWSTIASAVNTTNSLSITGTELSRLNGKLGGTLSTGGIVYVPTAISTTSTTNGPNQTVIFDSTVGTDGTYYTFGPNLSTGKGEVLTLTAGSPVTFDANTVLALANTSSSIENVTLSYNDPVTLGTLALNTSTGAATLTLTDGTPISLSSTDGDTVLTPASTDTPEEALIAYLGNLGDSTTASALDTANFDYLNPTGTAYTVNGTVSGSNDTFSVSGTPGAHVTGVSGKTNILDASGDISQDTISNIQQANLTNVTLTGTQFGAFGSIAGSGSLTITSSGSYSLAGVSGTVSNLIAQDWGGTTLTGNSTAGQTLTASLFGNDTLNAGNGAGDTLVAGDGVDTINGGTGGDTFGLSDGLAAGSTLTGHGTGNTLTIDADMDISGSTITGIQTTILTGGIGLTVSGGQLAGLGTITAGGEETTIIANGGGTYSMANATVSGYLTMYADATEDTNLVGSASSFTDTLDADDTSGDNSLTVADGQQANLTATSSSGNNTLLAGNGFGDDLDVSDSTGNNSLTVDDTTGIEGNGYNDLVAAGSLGNNTLTANNASYDALSAEDSFGDNTLTSGNGDDDTLSVQGSDGNNTLTAGSGADDTLDASDSTGNNTLTAGSGSGDILDATDSTGSDTLNAGSGGDTLYAGLGLDTLNGGSGNDTFVVAVMPAVGTSITGGSGTDTLDVSIADLSGMNIAGVETLQDDVSGSLELSASQFAALTTFDNESGGAETLVVIGNSTYSLSGKTVVGTVSVATTTNIVTGNNTNGQSLSAGSTGDYVVAAGNGTGDTLNAGNGNDTLIAGTGGDTLVAGPGLDTLTGGSGNDTFDVGYALPTGDVLNGGAGTNGIKITAANASIANATLGNVTLLEIENGASTTLTLAQLNAFSTFTADSGAGAVNLSGAGVYSLSGKTVTGNLTLDASGSSGNFTITGNNTANQTLTGSIGTDTITTGTGADDVVNSNGTNDTVNVYSAGAWTNANGEGTVVNLDASDDIVECNADNQWINANGNDASVTVNGANDVVQVNGTGGWVDLEGDDDVVTTTNLDDTVNINNDDAWVNITSSNDTATASANNDVVNVDADTVWANVNGTNDVVSLNDSTDTVDVSGTNGGDWINVSSTNGYVFGSGTGDTINVTTSGNTVDGSDDSIDIGAGLSDTINGGAGDQYQVGSTFGAIAVNNASYGDTAANGKINFGSSTTDEKLWFKESGTNLVVDLLGTTDTVTINGWFGSNAGAQVSEMDADGLKLTTAVSALVSAMATYQTAHTSFNAQTATSMPTDTTLQSAITAAWHT, via the coding sequence ATGACTGACACCTATGATCTGTTGGAGCAACTGGAGAATGCAGCGTTTTTAGGCAGCAATGGATACAGTGGATATCCGGTCTCCACCGGCCCTGCGGCAAACCAAACGCCGTTTTATGTTGATAGCAGTGGAGATTTGAACTTCGGCTATGGAATTCTCGTATATGATGCCGTGCATAATGTCGTTAATACGGACGCGTTAGCCGCCATGTCTGCATCATTTGGTGGCAATATGAGCCCGGCAGACTTAAATTTAGTCAGTCAATGGTTAAGTGGAAGCATCACTTTATCGCAATTGAATAACTCTATCACCTCTCAAGACTGGAGGGGCATAGCAAGCGATGTAATGATTTACTATTCCACGAAGACGATCATACCTAGCTTATCTCGGACGTTGGCTCCAGGTGCTTACAATAGTTTGAACGAGAATGCTCGGCAGGCGCTTTTGTTAGTCGGGTATAACGCCGGTACCGGTTTCCTAGGGTCTAGCATCACGGGTGATTTAGACAATCAAAACTATGCTGCCGCTGCATATCAGCTGGCTTTTAACACTGCAACATCCTCCAATACCGCCTATGAGGATCGCTCATTGGTTGCCACGGCATTCATGCTTGGATTCAATCCGACCATTAACGGAAGCAATTCGATCAGCAGCTTGACGCCGACCGCTGATTTTAACAGTCATGCGCTCGTCAGCTTTTTGGAGCAGATGGCAGCAAATACATCAGCAGATGCCTCGTATCTGAGTACAACACCCGTGCAGAGCTTTTTTGCGGCTCTCAATCCGTATATAGAAGCATTGGGTTTCTACGTCGTACAGCCAAGCGATACATGGAGTACGATTGCATCGGCTGTTAATACAACCAACTCCCTCAGTATCACTGGCACCGAACTCTCCCGATTAAATGGCAAGCTTGGTGGGACCCTTAGCACCGGTGGAATAGTTTATGTCCCGACTGCGATCAGCACAACTTCTACCACAAACGGTCCAAACCAAACGGTTATCTTCGACTCTACGGTAGGGACTGATGGAACTTACTATACGTTTGGACCCAATCTCAGCACGGGCAAAGGTGAGGTACTCACGCTGACTGCAGGTTCACCTGTCACCTTTGATGCCAACACCGTTCTGGCGCTTGCGAATACGTCATCCTCTATTGAGAATGTCACGCTGTCCTATAACGATCCGGTGACACTCGGGACGCTGGCTCTGAATACTTCCACCGGTGCCGCCACGTTGACGTTGACTGACGGCACTCCAATTTCTTTGTCCAGCACAGACGGCGATACAGTTCTCACCCCAGCAAGCACAGATACACCGGAAGAAGCGCTGATTGCTTATCTTGGCAATCTTGGAGACAGCACGACCGCCTCGGCGCTTGATACGGCAAATTTCGACTACCTGAATCCGACCGGAACCGCATACACCGTGAATGGGACAGTATCGGGAAGCAATGATACGTTCAGCGTGTCTGGTACTCCAGGCGCTCATGTGACTGGCGTTTCAGGAAAGACAAACATCCTTGATGCATCGGGAGACATATCACAGGACACGATCAGCAATATCCAGCAAGCTAATCTGACCAACGTGACGCTGACCGGTACGCAGTTTGGCGCTTTCGGCAGTATCGCTGGAAGTGGTTCACTCACCATCACCTCATCGGGAAGCTATTCACTTGCAGGAGTGAGCGGCACGGTCAGCAACCTCATTGCGCAGGACTGGGGCGGCACAACTCTCACAGGAAACAGTACGGCAGGGCAAACACTGACTGCGAGCCTGTTCGGAAACGACACTCTCAATGCTGGAAATGGTGCAGGTGACACTCTCGTCGCCGGTGATGGCGTAGACACGATCAATGGCGGCACGGGGGGAGACACATTCGGGTTAAGCGACGGACTCGCAGCCGGTTCGACCCTCACAGGCCACGGCACCGGTAATACGCTTACCATCGATGCAGACATGGATATCAGCGGTTCGACGATAACAGGTATCCAGACAACCATTCTGACGGGGGGCATCGGCCTGACTGTATCTGGAGGTCAGCTTGCCGGACTCGGCACAATTACCGCAGGTGGAGAAGAGACAACCATCATTGCCAATGGTGGCGGGACCTATTCAATGGCGAATGCCACCGTTTCCGGCTATCTCACGATGTATGCGGATGCGACGGAGGACACAAACCTCGTTGGAAGCGCTTCGAGCTTTACTGACACACTGGATGCCGACGACACAAGCGGCGATAACAGTCTGACAGTGGCCGATGGGCAGCAGGCTAACCTGACAGCAACATCCAGCTCCGGCAACAATACGCTCCTGGCTGGGAATGGCTTCGGCGATGATCTTGATGTCAGTGACAGCACAGGCAATAACAGCCTGACGGTAGATGACACTACAGGTATCGAAGGCAATGGATATAACGATCTAGTTGCAGCGGGCAGTCTTGGCAACAATACACTCACCGCAAATAATGCCAGCTACGATGCCCTAAGTGCTGAAGACAGCTTCGGCGATAATACGCTCACATCCGGAAATGGAGACGACGACACCTTAAGTGTTCAGGGGAGCGACGGGAATAATACTCTCACGGCAGGCAGCGGTGCCGATGACACGCTTGATGCCAGTGACAGCACCGGCAACAACACGCTAACGGCGGGCAGCGGATCAGGCGACATACTGGATGCGACCGACAGTACCGGCAGCGACACGCTGAATGCTGGTTCAGGCGGAGATACTCTATATGCCGGATTAGGTCTGGATACACTTAATGGTGGTTCGGGCAACGATACCTTCGTGGTTGCTGTTATGCCAGCAGTCGGGACATCCATCACAGGCGGTAGCGGGACAGATACGCTCGATGTGAGTATCGCTGACCTTTCAGGAATGAATATCGCCGGAGTGGAGACACTGCAGGATGATGTCAGCGGTTCACTTGAACTCTCGGCAAGCCAATTTGCAGCGCTCACCACATTTGACAATGAGTCAGGGGGAGCAGAAACACTGGTCGTGATAGGCAACAGTACCTACAGCCTCAGCGGAAAGACCGTCGTCGGCACAGTTTCAGTAGCAACCACCACCAACATCGTTACAGGTAATAATACGAACGGGCAGTCCCTGTCGGCAGGCTCGACCGGCGATTACGTTGTCGCTGCAGGCAACGGCACGGGCGACACCCTGAATGCCGGGAATGGGAACGACACCCTGATAGCAGGCACTGGTGGCGATACTCTCGTTGCAGGGCCAGGTCTCGATACGCTTACGGGTGGAAGCGGCAACGACACATTCGACGTTGGCTATGCACTTCCAACAGGTGATGTGCTCAATGGTGGAGCGGGCACGAACGGGATCAAGATCACTGCTGCAAATGCGAGCATTGCGAACGCGACCCTAGGCAACGTCACATTACTCGAAATCGAGAATGGGGCATCCACGACCCTCACACTGGCGCAGCTCAATGCATTCTCAACCTTCACTGCCGACAGTGGAGCTGGAGCCGTTAATCTTTCGGGTGCAGGTGTCTACAGCCTCTCGGGTAAGACCGTTACCGGTAATCTCACACTCGATGCGAGTGGCAGCAGCGGCAATTTCACGATCACCGGAAATAATACGGCGAACCAGACCCTCACCGGCAGCATCGGTACGGATACCATCACCACCGGTACCGGCGCGGATGATGTGGTCAACTCAAACGGCACTAACGATACCGTAAATGTCTATAGTGCGGGCGCATGGACCAACGCGAATGGTGAGGGGACAGTCGTCAACCTGGATGCGAGTGACGATATTGTGGAGTGTAACGCCGATAATCAGTGGATCAATGCGAACGGCAATGATGCATCTGTAACCGTCAATGGTGCCAATGATGTCGTTCAGGTCAACGGGACAGGCGGGTGGGTCGATCTCGAAGGCGACGACGACGTCGTGACCACGACGAATTTAGACGACACCGTCAACATCAATAACGATGATGCATGGGTCAACATAACCAGCAGCAACGACACTGCAACGGCCTCCGCCAATAACGATGTCGTGAATGTCGATGCCGATACTGTCTGGGCAAACGTTAATGGCACGAATGATGTCGTCTCGCTCAACGACAGCACCGATACTGTCGATGTCTCCGGCACGAACGGGGGCGACTGGATCAACGTTTCCAGTACAAATGGTTATGTCTTTGGCAGCGGAACCGGCGACACGATCAATGTCACAACCAGCGGCAACACCGTGGACGGCTCCGATGACTCAATCGATATCGGCGCTGGTTTGAGTGACACGATCAACGGCGGAGCGGGCGATCAATATCAAGTTGGTTCGACGTTTGGTGCTATCGCTGTCAACAATGCCTCCTACGGTGACACAGCGGCCAACGGCAAGATCAATTTTGGTTCCAGCACGACAGATGAAAAACTCTGGTTCAAGGAGAGCGGCACTAATCTTGTCGTCGATCTTCTGGGCACAACCGATACCGTCACCATCAATGGCTGGTTTGGTAGCAATGCCGGGGCGCAAGTTTCGGAAATGGATGCCGATGGTCTGAAGCTGACAACAGCGGTATCGGCGCTTGTGTCCGCGATGGCGACGTATCAAACCGCGCATACCAGCTTTAACGCCCAGACCGCGACGAGCATGCCGACGGATACGACTTTACAGTCGGCAATTACCGCTGCGTGGCATACTTGA
- a CDS encoding TolC family outer membrane protein, whose protein sequence is MKRHLWSVGFIASICMFGVPACAEVQTFEEALTQVYQTNPTLQAERAKLRETDEQVSQALSNWRPDIEATANAGVSNQGISDSSSAPIPSSSSGLTPRSAGFQITQPLFRGFRTVSATHAAEKQVAAERANLQLTEQKLFLDSGTAYLDVVHDEALVSLDRDNEAALRKELDATRERNKAGASGTTDVHQAESRVRRAEADRLKADGDLEKHRATYAHLVGDMPGTLQQPHLELENPSTLEETLNLAKKQNPGIEAASESFDEAKEETTLNEGSLLPEVDLVGTSQRQWDQSTFIPGRQDTLQVMVQVSMPLYKSGADYSRTRAAQQRETERRMQLEEARHQAYDDATSSWQSLLTARNTLVADRAEKDAAELALENVREEANVGTRTTLDVLNAEQELIDAKTGIVQADHDIAVAILHIRSATGILTAAALKLPVNLYDPDAHYQTARSQWIGFSDEEDDKATVSH, encoded by the coding sequence ATGAAGCGCCATCTCTGGTCAGTGGGTTTTATAGCATCCATATGTATGTTTGGTGTGCCTGCATGTGCGGAGGTGCAGACCTTCGAAGAAGCGCTGACACAGGTTTATCAAACGAACCCTACACTTCAGGCCGAACGCGCCAAGCTGCGCGAAACCGATGAGCAGGTCTCTCAGGCGCTCAGTAACTGGCGTCCGGATATTGAAGCTACGGCTAATGCCGGTGTAAGCAATCAAGGCATCAGCGACAGTTCATCAGCTCCGATCCCTTCATCGTCGAGCGGCCTCACGCCGCGTAGTGCTGGTTTTCAGATTACCCAGCCTCTGTTCCGGGGTTTTCGAACGGTATCCGCTACCCATGCTGCCGAAAAGCAGGTCGCAGCCGAACGCGCCAATCTGCAGCTCACGGAACAGAAGCTATTTCTTGATTCCGGAACCGCATACCTCGATGTTGTGCATGATGAGGCGCTGGTCTCACTAGATCGTGACAATGAAGCGGCCCTTCGAAAAGAGCTGGATGCGACACGGGAGCGCAATAAGGCTGGTGCTTCCGGCACCACCGATGTCCATCAGGCGGAATCGAGGGTGAGGCGTGCCGAAGCTGATCGATTAAAGGCTGATGGAGACCTTGAGAAGCATAGGGCCACCTACGCTCATTTGGTCGGCGATATGCCGGGAACTTTGCAACAGCCGCATCTGGAACTGGAGAACCCTTCCACGCTCGAAGAAACACTCAATCTTGCCAAGAAGCAGAATCCCGGTATTGAGGCCGCAAGCGAGAGTTTCGACGAAGCAAAAGAAGAGACAACGCTTAATGAAGGCAGCCTGCTTCCGGAAGTTGATCTGGTGGGAACGAGCCAGCGGCAATGGGATCAAAGCACCTTCATCCCTGGGCGGCAGGATACTTTGCAGGTCATGGTGCAGGTCAGTATGCCTCTCTATAAATCGGGTGCGGATTATTCGCGCACACGTGCAGCACAGCAGCGCGAAACCGAACGGCGTATGCAGCTCGAAGAAGCGCGGCATCAGGCTTACGACGATGCAACCAGCTCATGGCAAAGCCTTCTGACTGCACGTAATACTCTCGTTGCCGATCGGGCCGAGAAGGATGCGGCGGAACTCGCATTAGAGAACGTCAGGGAAGAGGCAAACGTAGGTACGCGCACAACGCTCGACGTCCTCAATGCCGAGCAGGAATTGATCGATGCCAAAACCGGGATCGTCCAAGCAGATCACGATATCGCCGTCGCTATCCTTCATATCCGCTCAGCGACCGGCATCCTGACGGCCGCAGCGCTTAAATTACCGGTCAATCTCTATGATCCAGACGCTCATTATCAAACGGCTCGCAGCCAGTGGATCGGATTTTCTGACGAAGAAGACGATAAGGCTACGGTGAGTCATTAG
- a CDS encoding type I secretion system permease/ATPase, protein MVSAGNAQVPASALRSSLCSFFLQLFALVTPLFFQVVVDKVLVHQGLTTLDVLVIGLITVGIFESVLTALRTYVFSHTTSRIDVELGARLFRHLIALPIGYFEARRTGDSVARVRELENIRNFLTSSSLTLVIDLFFTFVFLAVMAFYSLFLTVIVIASFPLYVTISVAVTPAFRRRLNEKFNRGAENQSFLVESITGIETLKAMAVEPQMQRRWEEQLAGYVKASFRVLNLGNWASQGVQLISKLVTAAILFFGAKAVINGNMTVGELVAFNMLAGRVSQPVLRLAQVWQDFHQARLSVARLGDILNTHPEPGFMAGRTALPAIKGAVSLEHVTFRYTPDGPVVLHDLNIALTAGQVVGIVGPSGSGKSTLTKLIQRLYVPEGGRVMVDGVDLAAVDAAWLRRQVGVVLQENVLFNRSVRDNIALADPGIPTERVVQAAKLAGAHEFILELPQGYDTHVGERGTNLSGGQRQRIAIARALMTDPRILIFDEATSALDYESERIIQENMRQIVQGRTVLIIAHRLSAVRNCHRIITIEKGRIAEDGSHEELVKSNGRYAHLLRLQGGLHVSTANSA, encoded by the coding sequence ATGGTTTCTGCAGGCAATGCACAAGTACCGGCATCTGCTCTACGAAGTTCTCTTTGCTCATTCTTCCTGCAACTTTTTGCTCTGGTCACGCCGCTGTTCTTTCAGGTCGTGGTGGATAAAGTCCTTGTACATCAGGGTCTGACAACGCTCGATGTTCTTGTCATTGGCTTAATCACAGTCGGAATCTTCGAGAGCGTTCTGACGGCCTTACGTACCTATGTTTTCTCGCACACAACGAGCCGTATTGATGTGGAACTGGGTGCCCGTCTTTTTAGACATTTGATTGCTCTGCCAATTGGATATTTCGAAGCGCGGCGGACAGGCGACAGTGTTGCGCGTGTACGGGAACTTGAGAACATACGGAACTTCCTGACCAGCTCATCACTGACGCTTGTGATCGATCTGTTTTTTACGTTCGTCTTCCTTGCAGTTATGGCGTTCTATTCGTTGTTTCTGACCGTGATCGTGATCGCGTCATTTCCTCTGTATGTCACCATATCGGTTGCTGTGACGCCGGCATTTCGCCGTCGCCTTAATGAGAAATTCAATCGTGGTGCTGAAAACCAGTCATTTCTTGTCGAAAGCATCACCGGCATCGAGACCCTCAAGGCCATGGCCGTCGAGCCACAGATGCAGCGCCGTTGGGAAGAGCAACTTGCCGGTTATGTGAAGGCTAGTTTCCGTGTGCTCAATCTCGGCAACTGGGCCAGTCAGGGTGTTCAACTCATCAGCAAGCTGGTAACGGCAGCGATCCTGTTCTTTGGAGCCAAGGCCGTCATCAATGGCAACATGACGGTTGGAGAACTCGTAGCCTTCAATATGCTGGCGGGCAGGGTGTCTCAGCCGGTCCTGCGTCTCGCGCAGGTCTGGCAGGATTTCCATCAGGCGCGGCTCTCGGTCGCACGGCTTGGCGACATTCTCAACACGCATCCGGAACCGGGCTTTATGGCAGGGCGCACCGCTTTGCCTGCCATCAAAGGGGCCGTCAGTCTTGAGCATGTGACTTTCCGTTATACGCCGGATGGTCCTGTTGTTCTGCACGATCTGAATATTGCGCTTACGGCGGGGCAGGTTGTCGGTATCGTCGGCCCGTCAGGTTCCGGTAAATCGACACTTACAAAACTAATACAGCGCCTTTATGTGCCCGAAGGCGGGCGTGTGATGGTCGATGGTGTAGATCTTGCGGCTGTTGATGCTGCATGGCTCAGACGGCAGGTTGGCGTTGTGTTGCAGGAGAACGTGCTGTTCAATCGTTCGGTCCGCGACAATATAGCTCTTGCTGATCCCGGCATCCCGACCGAGCGCGTTGTGCAGGCGGCAAAACTCGCAGGCGCTCATGAATTTATCCTCGAATTACCACAAGGTTACGACACCCATGTCGGCGAACGCGGCACAAACCTTTCTGGCGGTCAGCGTCAACGTATCGCTATTGCCCGCGCCCTGATGACCGATCCACGCATTCTCATATTCGATGAAGCGACCAGTGCTCTCGACTACGAAAGCGAACGCATCATTCAGGAAAATATGCGCCAGATCGTGCAGGGGCGTACCGTGCTGATTATCGCTCACAGGCTCTCGGCGGTACGGAACTGCCATCGCATCATCACTATCGAAAAAGGCCGTATCGCCGAAGACGGTAGCCACGAAGAGTTGGTCAAATCTAATGGCCGCTATGCCCACTTGCTCCGCCTGCAGGGAGGGCTCCATGTCAGCACAGCAAATAGCGCTTAA